The Bubalus bubalis isolate 160015118507 breed Murrah chromosome 16, NDDB_SH_1, whole genome shotgun sequence genome window below encodes:
- the MRPL16 gene encoding 39S ribosomal protein L16, mitochondrial — translation MWRLLSGARAPLLRATLSDSWAAPPASAGLKTLLPVPTFEDVSIPEKPKLRFVERAPLVPKVRREPKNLRDIRGPSTEATEFTEGNFAILALGGGYLHWGHFEMMRLTINRFMDPKNMFALWRVPAPFKAITRKGMGQRMGGGKGAIDHYVTPVKAGRLIVEVGGRCEFQEVQGILNQVAHKLPFPAKAVSRETLEKIQKDQEERERNNQNPWTFERIATANMLGIRKVLSPYDLTHRGRYWGKFYMPERV, via the exons ATGTGGCGGCTGCTGAGTGGCGCCCGCGCCCCCCTCCTGCGAGCGACCCTGTCAG ATTCGTGGGCAGCGCCGCCCGCCAGTGCCGGCCTGAAGACGCTGCTCCCGGTGCCAACGTTTGAAG ATGTCTCCATTCCTGAAAAGCCCAAGCTGAGATTTGTCGAAAGGGCACCACTTGTGCCTAAAGTGAGAAGAGAGCCTAAAAACCTGCGTGACATACGAGGTCCTTCCACTGAAGCCACTGAGTTCACAGAAGGCAATTTTGCAATCTTG GCACTGGGTGGCGGTTACCTCCACTGGGGGCATTTTGAAATGATGCGCCTGACAATCAACCGCTTCATGGACCCCAAGAACATGTTTGCCTTATGGCGAGTACCAGCCCCATTCAAGGCCATCACCCGCAAGGGTATGGGGCAGCGCATGGGGGGCGGCAAGGGTGCCATCGACCACTACGTGACTCCTGTGAAGGCGGGCCGCCTCATAGTCGAGGTGGGCGGGCGCTGCGAATTCCAGGAGGTACAAGGCATCCTTAACCAAGTTGCCCACAAGTTGCCTTTCCCTGCCAAGGCCGTGAGCCGTGAGACTCTAGAGAAGATACAGAAAGACCAAGAGGAGCGAGAACGGAACAACCAGAACCCCTGGACCTTTGAGCGCATCGCCACCGCCAACATGCTGGGGATACGGAAGGTGCTGAGCCCCTACGACCTGACCCACCGGGGGCGGTACTGGGGCAAGTTCTACATGCCTGAGCGCGTGTAG